A stretch of the Candidatus Rokuibacteriota bacterium genome encodes the following:
- the rpsU gene encoding 30S ribosomal protein S21, with translation MTKVIVEPDESFENALKRFKKSCEKAGLMSELRKRQHYEKPSVKRKRKTLAARKKAKKRERFFD, from the coding sequence GTGACCAAGGTGATCGTCGAGCCCGACGAGAGCTTCGAGAACGCGCTCAAGCGCTTCAAGAAGTCCTGCGAGAAGGCCGGGCTCATGTCGGAGCTGCGGAAGCGGCAGCACTACGAGAAGCCCAGCGTCAAGCGCAAGCGCAAGACCCTGGCTGCGCGCAAGAAGGCCAAGAAACGGGAGCGGTTCTTCGACTAG